A stretch of DNA from Clostridium sp. JN-9:
ATGCCTGAGCATTCCCTTGTTTATTATTTGTCAAACAGGCCCCCTGTTTTCTTGGAGCTTCTGCTTGCCTTTTTTTCATGTCCTATGTTTTTTTGAGCCCTTGAGCTTCCACTTTGCATGGAACTTTTCTTTTTCTTTTCTTCAATTATTTTTTTCATCATTTCAATATTTTTATCGTTCATCTTTTTCTCCTTTATTAACTGTTTTCTATTACAATTTTACTGCCCTCAACCGCAGATGATGATTTAACCAGTATTTTAATAGGTACTCTGTCTCTAAGCTCCTTAACATGACTAATTATTCCAACACTTAACTTTTCACTTCTAAGATTTTCAAGAGAATCCATAACTGTATCCAGTAATTCATCATCTAAAGTACCAAAGCCTTCATCAAGAAAGAAAAATTCCAAAGGAGCGGAGCCTTTTAACTGAATATGGGATGAAAGGGCTAGTGCTAATGACAAAGAAGCTAAAAATAACTCGCCGCCTGATAAAGAACTTGTAGAACGAAGCAATCCACCGCTGGAATTATCCTTAATATAAAATTCCCCATCTTCATTAAGCTTAAGCTCAAATTTATCCTTGGTGTTTCTTAAAAGCCTTCTGGACGCCTCAGCAGTTACATATTTTAATTGGCCGTGAGCAACAAATTCTACAAACTTATTTCCTTTAAATATCTTTTCCAATTCATCTAAAAGGTCTTTTTTGTGAAGGTATTTTTCTCTTTCTATTAAAATAAGCTTTAACTTTTCAACAAGTGCTTTCATTTTGGAAATTTCGCTTTTTTTTGCAGCAATAATTCCTATTTTTTCTTCTAAAAGCTTATTTAACTCTGCAGTGTTTTTTTGAATTTCATCCCATTGTTCTTTTTCTATTTTTTCTCCATTTAATTTCTTTTCTATTTCTTCAATATTATTTAATATTTTATTGCATTCATCATCATATTTTTTTATTTCCAACTGTAAAGCCTTTAAATCACCTTTATTTAAGTATGAAGCAATAACATCTTCCTTAGAACTAAATGAATTTTCTTTCAGCTTTATGTTTAGCTCTTCTTTAAATCTCCCAGTATCCTTTAAAAAATTGTCTTTTAATCTGCTAAGGGTATTTATATTTTTTTCTATTTCATTTTTTTTGACTGTATGATTTTCAAGATTATCCTTAAGCTTTTTTTCATTATTTATTATTAATAAAATCTTACTTTTTATTTCTTCAATATATGATTCAGGTTTCATGCCATCAGAAAGTGTTTTAATGTCATTTTTAAGCTTTTCTATAAATTGTGCCTTTTGTTTTCCACTTTCCAACATGGTAGATAATTCATTAACTTTAATTTGAAGATTCTCATTGTCAGTTTTAATGGTGTTTTCAATGTGTTCCTTTAAAGCTCTGGTATCCTTTAACTGTTTTTCTAAATTGGCCCTTTTCTTATCATTTTCAATAATATCAGTATATCTGCTCTGGAAGTCATCAATACCCAGCTCATCTTTTATAAATTTTATTTTTTCACTAAACTTTGATAAATCCATATTTTTATTATTAATATCACTAGTGTATTTCTCAGTAAGAATTGTACCTTTTCTTACAGCTTCTTCAAATCTTACCTTTTGAATTTCAAGTGATGATTTGTTCTTTTCCAGTTCACTTAATTTATTTGAGGATTCTTCTTTTTCTATTTTCCATTGTTCCATGCTGTATTTTAATTGAATATATTCTTTCTTTATTTTCTCAAGAACTAATTCTTCTTCTTTAACATTGAAGTCTTTTAATTTTAATTCCTTATCTTTTAGATCACAGGTTACAGAATTTAAAGTAACTTCTGTTTGTACAAATTCAGTATCTAAAGCTCTTATTTCTTTGTCTAAACTTTCATACTCATGTTCCAACTCATTTATTATAACATTTTTTTCTTCAATTACTTTAACATCAACAAGTTCAGCTAATTTCACTTTATGTACATTGCCGCATACTGGGCAGGGATCATTTTCTTTCAAATTTGAAGCAATAATCCCTGCCATATTATTAACTTTTATATGTTCAAGTTCATTTTTTTCTTTTTTAAGTTTTTCAGATATATGAAGTATATCTGCACTCTTATTTTTCTTTTTTACTTTTAATTCTTCATAACTGTTTTTTAACTGTGTATATTCTTTTTCCTTTTGAAGTTTTAAATCCAGTATTTTTTTATTTTCTTCCAGCTTTTTTTCAAAATCATTGTATTGATTTAATTTTTCAATTAATAAATCATTATCTCCAGGGCAATTACCATTTAATTCTGTCAACTTTACTTTTATAACTTCAATTTCATCTTTTACTTCATTAAACTTTTTCTCCATATCAGCTAATGCTTTTTTATCAATATTTATTTCAGCTATTTGTTTTTCATTTTCCTTTATAAGCTTTTCTATATCAATATTTATATTTTTAATGCTTTTTTCAATATCAAGAGCTTTAATGGTTTTTTCTCTTTCTTCAGGTGATAAAAATATATCAGCTATTTCACTTTCTTTTATGCTTATTGTATTTATGCAGTGTTTTAATTCTTCTTTTTTTGAATTAATGCTGCTTTCTAATGTCTTCCTTTCTTTGTCTGTAAGTGAATAGTTTTCTTTTAATGCATTAATTTCAGTATCATATTGATTTAGCTGCTGAATCATTTTTATAGCCTGAGATACATTTGCCTCTTTTTTATTTAATTCAGGCAGTTCTTTTTCTTTAATGGTATAAGCTTTTTCATACTCACCACTTATATTTTCTATTAGTGATTTTATATGTGTATATTCTTTATTTTCATTGGCTAAATTTTCTGTAACACTGTGGAGATTCTTCTCAGCCGACTCAAATCTGTCAATGTATGGCTTAACCAATAAAGCCCTTTCTCCATCCTTTGCAAGCCTTTTCTTTTCATCCATAATCGGTTTATCAGCCATGTATTTATTTTTTTCAATTAGCCTGCTGTTAAGGTCATTTTGAAGAAGCCAGATATTTTTATATTTATCAAAAGTATTATCTGCTTCCTTCTTTTTCCCTCTAAGGTTTTCAACCTGTTTTAGCAAATCATTGTATTCATTACTTATATAATTTAATTTTTCTTCATTAACATCCTTATAATATCCTAATTCTCCTTCTATCCTAATGAGCTCATTATTATTCTTTTGAGATTCTTTTTTAAGCTTTTCTGTAAGAGCACTTCCATATTTTTTTAAGCCAAATAATCTTTCCAGCATTTCGCTTCTTTCCTTAGGAGTTGTCTTTAAAAATTCACTGAATCTTCCTTGAGGAAGAACCACGGCCCTTGTAAAATCAGTGTGCTTTAATCCTATAATTTCTATTACTTTCTTGTCAACATTTGACTTTCCATCGCAAAGTATTTCAAGATTTTCACCTTTAACCTGATATAATTTTGCAATTGTACTCTTATAGCCTCCGTTTTTATCCCGTTTTGTTACTCTGTGAATATGATATGTTTTTCTTTCATCACCAGCACCTATTTCAAATGTATATTTAATAACAGCCTTATCAGAATTTAAATTTATAAACCCTCCCTGATCACGTTCTATTTTTCCATAAAGAGCGTAAATTATGGCATCAAGAATAGATGATTTGCCGCTGCCTGTTTTGCCGAAAATGCCAAAGAATCCTTTATCAGTTAACTTTTTAAAATTTATTATCTGCTTATCTCTAAAGCTGTTAAATCCTTCAATTTCAAGACGTATAGGCTTCATTACATTTCCTTCTCATCCACAATGCTCAAAAATAATTCTACAAGCTCCTGAGTGGGCTCTGTTTCATTTCTCCACAGGTAAAACTTTCTGAAGACTTCTTCCATGCTTTTTTCTGTAAGATTTTCATAAATTTCATTTTCATTTTCTGCACCTTTAAGGTTTGGCTTTATTTCTATTATATCAGGCCTGTAGTCCTTCATTTCTTTAATTTCCTGCTGAGAAATAATTCTATCACAGTCAATCTCAATATAAACCCATATATTTCTTTTACCATCATTTCTGCATCTGTCAATTGCTTCATCTATACTTTTGCATTTCCATACTTCTATGGGCTTATAATCAGTTAAATATATTCTTTCAGGAGCTGCCTTTTCACCTGGCTTTAAATCAATAAAATAAATACAGTTTTTATTGTTTTTTTCCTTTTTACTGTATTTAATAGGTGAACCGCAGTATACTACAGGTACATCATCTATATTAAAAACCTGATTTTTATGCAGATGTCCAAGGGCTATATATTGAGCTTTTTTAGGAAGGTCATTAAGCTGTACTGCATAACTTCCTCCTAACTGAATTGCTCTTTCAGAGTCTGAGGTTTCGCCCCCTGCAACATAAAGATGTGATACTGCCAGATTAATTGTGTCTTTTCTATATTTCTTTGACAGCTCATTAAAAATTTCTCCAATTCTTGCAGAATAGCTTTTTTGAACTTGTTCCTCATCACTTTCCTGAGACAATATTTCTCCTAATCTTTTCTCACTAGGATAAGGAATTGTTAAAATCACTGCACTTTCATTATTAATGCAAAGCTCTATATATCCTTCTCCTGAATCCACCACATTAAAGCTTCCAAACTTTCCTGTTTCAATAACACTTTTTGGAGTTCCCAAAATGATAATTCCCTGTTCTCTTGCAAGAGGTATAACTGCTTCCAGTCTTTCAGGACTGTCATGATTACCTGCTATTATTAGAATTGCCCGACGGCCATTATTTGAAATTCTTTTAACTCCATTATAAAAAAGACATTCAGCCTTTGCTGAAGGATTGCCCGAATCGTAAATATCACCTGCTATAATAATTAGATCTGCATCTTTTTCTTCAACCTTCTGTACAAATTCATCAATGAATTGCTCCTGTTCTTCAAGTCTGCTGTTGCCTTCAAGAAGTTTACCTAAATGCCAGTCAGATGTATGAATAATCTTCAAAATATCACTTCCAATCAATAATTATTTTTGATTTGTTTATATTCTGCTATTAATAAATCCACCATTCTTCCATAGCTTTTAACTCCGTCCTGCTGACCATTTGATTTTAGATAATTGTTATTTATACTATCAGATACATTTTCAATGACACCATCATATTTACTCCAGAATTCATTGTCACTTTTTAAATCCCTTAGTACTTTTGAGGAATATTTAGCTGTAAGTACCTTATACTGATTATAGTCTGCTTTTTTTAGAGCGTCCATAGAATAAATTAAGCCAAGCATTACTCCTGAATATTGAAAATCAGCATAGGGACTTAATGTGCAGGCAGCATAGGCAATATAATTTGCCTCGTCTTCCCTGGCAAATCCCCTTTGATGGGCCATTTCATGTGCTGATGTGCATGGCAACATAAAATCACTAATATTTACATTAACATTTGCCTCCCCTGTAAAAGGGAAATACACACCTGTTATGCCTGTATAACACATTAATTTAGACATAAGTACAGGCTTTGGACTTCCGTAGCTTCCGCTAAGTTCACTATACTTTTTTGAAAGAGCTTCATAACCTGCAGCCTCTCTGGCAAAAATATCTTTATATCCTCCAGGTATATACATTACTCCTGTGTTATCTTCTTTTAAATCATCTCTTAAATTATTTGCTCTGTTAATGAGTTCCTCACATAAACCAGCCAATTCTTTAGAGGATGTTTTATCTACTTTAAGTTTTGAAATATCAGCAAATGAAAGTCTGTTATAATTTGATCCCCAAAGAAATATAAACAAGAAGTATATAACTGAAATAATAAATAATACTTTTGCTATGAAATTAAATATTAAAGTTTTCTTATTTTTACACTTTCTTAAGTTAATAATCAATGTTACTATGAGAAATAATGCATAAATAAAAACAGCTATTACAATTAATTCGGCTAATGAAAAAGGAAAAACTCCTGAAGCTGTGCTTAAAAGCTGTCTTATTGCTTTATTAAATCCATTGGAGTAATACACTTCAACAGCTGCAGGTGCCTTTGAGAAAACCACATTAATTATTATTGTTATTAAAAACAGCCATAATCCTGACAATTTTAATAAAACCGATTTCACTTGTTTATCTCCTTAATTTTATCGTTTATTTTATATAATAATATAATTTGAACTTTTAGACAAATAACTTTAAAGCACTTATTGCAATAAACTAAGCATATTTAACAATATATACTGCATTTTATTGTAATAAAATAATATTGTAATACTTATAGATTAAATTCAAGTTATATTTAATTAATTTAGGAGGAATATTAAATGAATAATTTTTTAAAAACCTACAAGTCCTCAATTATTTTACTTAGTTCAGTAATACTTGGTGGAATAATAGGTATAGCAGCTGGTCCAAAGGCTTCTGTTTTAGAACCCTTAGGTACCCTTTTCATCAATTTGATGTTTACAATAATTGTACCCCTTGTATTTTTTAGTGTATCCTCTTCCATTGCAGGCATGAAAAGTATGAAAAGACTTGGTAAAATAATGAGCAGTATTGTGATAATATTTACAATAACTGCATTAATAGCCTCAGTTTTTGCATTTCTGGGAACCTTGATTTTCAGTCCCACAAAAGGACTTGATCAGGAGTCTATAAAGAAGATAATTGCTGTTACAGGGAAAAGTTCTACAGACAATGCTAATCAGGGAGTACTTCAGCAGATTGTTAATGTATTTACAGTTTCAGATTTTTCTGCATTACTTTCAAGAAAAAATATGCTTCAGCTCATAGTATTTTCTGTATTGTTCGGAGTTTCCACAGCTATGATTGGGGAAAAAGGCAGGCAGGTATCTCTATTTTTGGAGTCTGCAACAAATGTTATGATGAAATTAGTAAGTTTAGTTATGTACTATGCACCAATAGGTCTTGGCTGCTATTTTGCATCTATGATAGGTCAGCTGGGTTCCCAGATCCTTCAAGGATATTTAAGAGTATTTGTCCTTTATATTGTTTTAGCACTTATATACTATTTCGGATTCTTTAGTCTTTATGCTTTTACAGCTGGCGGAAAAAACGGTATAAAAATTTTCTGGAGGAATGCAGCTGAGCCTTCTATTATGGCACTGGCAACCTGCTCCAGTGCTGCATGTATTCCAACTAATATTAAATCTGTTAAAAAAATGGGTGTTCCAGATGACATTGCTGAAACAGTGATTCCCCTTGGAGCAAATATTCATAAAGATGGATCGGTTTTCGGAGGTGTAATGAAGGTAACCTTCTTACTTGGTCTTTACGGTAAAGATATGAAGAGTTTTCATGCAATTTTAGGTATTATATTTGTTTCATTTTTAGTAGGAGCAGTTATGGGTGCTATACCAAACGGCGGTATGATAGGTGAGATGTTAATTATAAGTATATATGGCTTTTCTGCAAATGTGCTGCCTATTATTGCAATAATAAGTACAATTATTGATGCTCCTGCAACTGTGTTAAACTCCACAGGTAATACTGTATCTTCAATGATGATAACAAGATTTGTAGATGGTAAGCTTACTGAAACTGCTGGCAGAGCAGAAAGCTTAGCTTAAAAATTGCAAATAAAATGCTGGCAATTGTTTTTGTCAGCATTTATTTTATATGTATTTTACAAATTCCTCTACTGGTTTTCTGTACCCTCTTAATCTCTTTTTATTTGGATCCTCTTTGCCAATGGTAATTAATATTGCAGGCTCAAACTGATCTGGAACTTCAAATAATTTTTTTGCCATATCTCCATTAAAACCAATCATTGGACATGTATCCCAGCCTCTGTCCTTTGCAATTAACATAAACATCATTGCAGATAATGATGCATTTCTTATAGCTTCGTCTCTTATAAATACTTCTCCTCTGCCCTCATAAAGATTATAGGTATCCGATACCACTTTTGAATATGCTACCTCATCCATCATACCCAGCTGTTTCATTGGTTCATATATCTTTTCAACATCCTTATAAGCCATTTTATCTCCAAACACCAGAACTGCAGCAGATGCTGTATGAACCTTATATTGAGGGCATGCTTTATCTTTAAAAAGCTCTTTCATTTCCTTATCTCTTATTACTAAATATCTTGCATGCTGAAGATTGAAACATGATGGCTGCAGCGCTAATAATTTAAATATTTCATCAAATTCCTCCTTGGGAATTTCAACGCCTTCTTTAAAATTGTTTGCAGATTTTCTAGCTTTTATTAATTCAGTAAAACTTGAATAGCCCATTAAAATTTCCTCCTATACTTCTTACTTTATACTAGTATAGTACTATCAGTAATATACATTAGTCAAGTAAGCTTATTGCTTATTTTTATTTACTTTTGTTCATTTAGTATGTAAACTATTAGTGAGGTGATTTTATGAATGATTTCCATCTATGTCCCAGATTTGAAAAAGCTTTTAAGCTGCTGGGAAAAAAATGGAATGGACTAATAATAAGAGTTCTTCTTAATGGCCCTAAAAGATTTTCTGAAATAAAAGAATTAATTCCGGAACTAAGCGACAGAGTTCTCACTGAAAGATTTAAAGAACTTGAAGCTGAAGGTATTATAGAAAGAAATGTATTCCCTGAGACCCCTGTAAGAGTAGAATATGAGATTACTCAAAAGGGAAAAGAACTGGAATACGCTATGGAAGAAATTCAAAAATGGGCAGAAAAATGGATGTAATTAATAAGTGCCCGGTGGAATTTTAATTATTTAAAACTGCCGGGCATTTATTATAATATCATATTTAATGGTACATAATACTTAATATATTTATTACCGTATTTATCTGCATAGTTCCCATTATTGTTTAATACCATTATAGTTGCTCTTTTATTTATATTGGTTATAATTCCGCTTAAATTTGAATTATTATATTTAAATACTACCTTACTGCCTATTGATACTTTGTAATTTTCTTTTGCAATCTGACTTGCTGTAGGAAGTTCATGATAGGATTTAGTATGGCCGAAAATCCTATTAGCCATTGTTTTAAATCTATTGCCGCTGCAGCTGGACTGTCTGTACATTGTTAGCTCTAAAACATGGCATATTTCATGTTCAAATACCAGCTGCAATGCCTCTACTGCATCATTTGCAATAATTCCATTAACAACCTTATGTCCCTTTGTTTCATAAAATTTAAAGAAAAAATCAACTGCCATTCTTATTTCAAATTTAATATCATTTAAAGGCAGATATTTTATATTTCCTGGATAAATTGTTTTTCCAGCACTGCTTGTCATTCTTTTTGACAGTGAAAAGTGAATATTCCCATGTGAATTTTCATTTAAATAACCCTTAAGAAAAGTTTCATCATATAACTTTAAGAGCAGATATAAATCATCTGTTGATATTTTTTTTATTACTGAACTTTTTATATTCTCTGATATATTTAAAAACTTACTATAAATATAATTTCTTTTAAATTTGATTTCGTCAGCTGAATAATATAAATTTTCTATAAAACTATTGCTACTGTTCATTATTAATTCTCCCCTGTTTTAATATGTATAAAAACTTATTAATTAATTATATCAAAAGCATACAGGTGTATCAATTTATTACACTTGAAAAAAATCATATGTAAAATTAGAATTAAAGTATATACTATTCTTATGTTAATTTTGGGAGGGTTATTATGATAAAAGATTTAATTCTAAAAAACAGGAGCTACAGAAGATTTTACGAGAATGAAACAATAGATACAAAAACTTTAGAGGAGCTTATAGATTTAGCAAGAATATCATCCTGCGCTGGCAACCTGCAGAGCCTGAAATATTATTTATCAAATTCTAAGATTACCAATGAAATTATCTTTAATAACATAAAATGGGCTGCATATTTAACTGACTTTGAAGGCCCTGAGGAAGGTGAACGACCAAGTGCATATATATTAATGCTTAATGACACTCGTATTAGCAAAAATCTGCTTTGGAACCATGGTATTGCTGCAACAAATATTCTCCTTGGAGCTGTAGAAAAAGGATTAGGAGGATGCATGTTTGCAAGTGTAAATAAGGCTGCTATTGCAAAGGAACTTAAAATAGACGAAGTATACGATATAGTAATGGTCATAGCACTTGGCAAGCCAAAAGAAATTGTAAAATTAGATCCTATGACAAATAATAATGTAAAATATTACAGAGATGAAAATCAAATTCACCATGTTCCAAAAAGAGAACTTAAAGATATAATTGTCAAATAGCAGATATAAATTACAATGGAGGGAAATATATGAACCTGAAAGATGAAATAATTGACAGGCTTACAACTATAGGGTTTAACAAATATGAAGCCAAGGTATATTTAACCCTGCTTGAAAATCAGGAAATTACAGCTTACGAAATAAGCAAAAGATCAGGTGTACCTCAGTCGAAAATTTATGAAACAGTTAGATCTCTTGTTAATAAAGGTATATCCAGCATGAACGGTTTTGAGCCAGTAAAATACTCAGCGCTTCCACTAGATGAATTTTTAAACAACTATAAAAATTCAACGGAATCAACAATAGATTACCTTAAAGAAAATATTAAAAATATAAGTGATGTTCAAACATCAGATTATATGTGGCATTTTAACGACATAGATTCAATAAAGAATAAAATTGCTTCTATGATTAATAATTCTAATAAAAGCATATATTTATCCATGTGGGATGAAGAATATGACAGTTTTTATGATGATTTATTAAAGGCCAGCAAAAGAAATGTTGATATGGTGTCAATACTTTATGGAACTGTAAAAAACGAGATAGGTAAGATATATTATCACGAAATGCACGGTATGAAGGAGGATGCTGCTGTAAATGGCAGATGGATATGTCTTGTTACAGATTATAATGAGTGTCTTTTTGCCATTATTAAAGGAAATGACAGCTCCTGTGTCTGGACCCAGAATAAGTCATTTATGCTGGTTACAGAGTGTTTCATTACCCATGATATTTTTATTGCAGAAATATATTCAAAGCACAGAGATGAACTTGATAAAGAATTTGGCTATAATTTAGAGAAAATCAGACAACATCTCCATATAGGATAAAAAGCTGCCCCCAAATTTAATAATTGGGGCCAGCTTTTATTACTGCATTATTATAGTTCCGCTTTCACCTGTTAAGGCCTGATTTGCTTTATTCAGAGAAGCTATTAAACATTTCCTTCCTGATTTTGATTTAGCAAACTTTACAGCTGCTTTTACTTTAGGAAGCATACTTCCTGGAGCAAATTGACCTTCCTCCATGTATTTTTCAGCTTCTTCAATAGACATTTTAGACAAATTCTTTTGATTTGGTTTTCCAAAATTTATAGCCACTTTATCTACTGCTGTTAAAATCATCAATGTATCTGCATCAAGATCTTCCGCAAGTTTTTCTGATGCTAAGTCCTTATCAATAACAGCAGCTACACCTGTAAGACTTTTATCCTCATTTTCTATTACTGGAACTCCGCCGCCTCCAGCTGTAATTATAACTTGTCCAGCGTTCACCAGAGTTTTAATGGTGTCAAGCTCAACTATTCTTTCAGGTATTGGTGATGCTACAACTCTTCTATATCCTCTTCCTGCATCTTCAATCATAGCATATCCTTTTTGTTCTTTAATTGTTTCTGCCTCTTCTTTAGAATAGAAAGGACCTATTGGCTTAGTTGGATTTTTAAATCCTTTATCATTTTTGTTAACTACAACCTGTGTAATAATTGAAGCTACGGCTTTGTTTATTCCTCTTTTTCTAAGCTCGTCTCTCATTGCCTGCTGAATATGGTATCCAATCATACCCTGGCTCATTGCTCCGCAAACATCAAATGGCATTGCTGGAGTCACTTTTGATGCATATTCATTTTGTATTACCAATCTGCCTACCTGTGGTCCATTTCCGTGTACTATTACAATTTCGTGTCCATTTTCAATCATGTCGCCTAAATATTTTACTGTTTCTTTTATTACTTTTAATTGGGATTCTGCAGTTGCCGGCATACCATCGGCCTGCAAAGCATTTCCACCTAATGCCACTACTAATTTCATTTTTAAGCCTCCTATTTAGCTAAGTTTTCCCATTGCAATCATGACTACAGCTATTACTGCTAATATTACATTTATAACAGCAATTACTTTTTCATAACTTAAGAAAACTTTTTCATTTCTTTCCTTTTTAGCTCTAACAAATACAAATATACCAACTGAATATAGTATAGTTACCATGAGCATATATTGCATTCCAGCTGCATATATAAGCCATGTAGCATATATACTTGATACTATGCCTAAGAATAGATCCTTACCTCTGCCAGCCGGATTAGTATCATACGTTTCACCTGTAATAGTTAGTTTCAAGCCGTATAAAGCGCTGAATAAATATGGCACCAATATTGCTGAAGTTGCCATTGTATATAAAGCCTGATATGTGCTGCTTGAAAACAAAGTTACTATTAAAGATATCTCTACCAAGCCATTTGTTATCCACAGTGAATTTACTGGTGAACCATGCACATTTTCCTTTGCAAACAATTTAGGCATTGCCCCATCTTTTGCAGCAACATATGGAATTTCTCCTGCAAGCATTGTCCAGCCAAGTAATGCTCCAAAAAGTGAAACTATTAATCCTAAATTTATAAATATTGCTCCCCATTTTCCTACTACATGCTCCATGGCATATGCCATTGATGGAGTATCTAGCTGTGATAAGCCTTCTCTGCTCATCACTCCTAATGATAGAACTGATATTAAAATATAAATTATTAATGTTCCTATTAGTCCAATAACTGTTGCTTTACCAACATCTGACCTTTTTTTTGCTCTTCCTGATATTACAACAGCGCCTTCAATTCCTATAAACACCCATAATGTAACAAGCATAGTGCTTTTAACCTGATTCATTACACTTCCAAGACTTACGCCGCCCCAAAAATCCAGGGATATAGTCTTTACATTAAAGAATATTATCATTACAGTAATAAATACAAATATAGGCACTAATTTTCCTATTGTTGTGATAACGTTTATAAAAGCTGCTTGTTTAATTCCCTTTAGTATTAAACTATGTATAGACCATAATAAGATTGAAGCACAAACTATAGAAAGCAGATTATTACCTTTTCCAAATGCAGGTATAAAATATCCTATTGCTCCGAAAAGCATTACCACATAGGATACATTCCCAATCCATGCGCTTAACCAATAGCCCCATGCAGATGTGAATCCCATATAGTCTCCGAATCCTGCCTTAGCATAACTATATATTCCGCCATTTAAATCCGGTCTTCTCATTGAAAGATTTTGGTAGACAAATGCAAGAGCTATCATTCCAACTCCAGTAATACACCATCCAATTATAATTGCCCCGGCACCGGCACCTTTTGACATATCAGCAGGTAAAGAAAAAGCACCTCCACCTATCATGGAACCAATAACCATAGCAATCAAAGACCATAGACCTAGTTTATTATTATTTTTATCTTCCATAGTCCAAATTCCCCCTTCCATTTTTAATTGTTTTATTGCAGGCCTTAAACCTGCAACAAAACAATTTATAAAACAAATCTAAAATTATAGTTAGGAACTGAGCTTATATCATTACATAGATATATGATCTATTCTCCTAGAGTAGCAACCATTACGGCTTTTATTGTATGCATTCTGTTTTCAGCTTCATCAAATACTACTGAATGTTTTCCTTCAAATACTTCATCAGTTACTTCCATAGCTGTTAAACCAAATTTTTCATGTATTTCCATGCCAACTTTTGTTTTTAAATCATGAAATGATGGTAAACAGTGTTCAAATATAACCTTTGGATTTGATGTTAATTTAATCATTTCTTCATTAACCTGATATGGCTTTAATAACTTTATCCTTGATTCCCAAACTTCAG
This window harbors:
- a CDS encoding AAA family ATPase; translation: MKPIRLEIEGFNSFRDKQIINFKKLTDKGFFGIFGKTGSGKSSILDAIIYALYGKIERDQGGFINLNSDKAVIKYTFEIGAGDERKTYHIHRVTKRDKNGGYKSTIAKLYQVKGENLEILCDGKSNVDKKVIEIIGLKHTDFTRAVVLPQGRFSEFLKTTPKERSEMLERLFGLKKYGSALTEKLKKESQKNNNELIRIEGELGYYKDVNEEKLNYISNEYNDLLKQVENLRGKKKEADNTFDKYKNIWLLQNDLNSRLIEKNKYMADKPIMDEKKRLAKDGERALLVKPYIDRFESAEKNLHSVTENLANENKEYTHIKSLIENISGEYEKAYTIKEKELPELNKKEANVSQAIKMIQQLNQYDTEINALKENYSLTDKERKTLESSINSKKEELKHCINTISIKESEIADIFLSPEEREKTIKALDIEKSIKNINIDIEKLIKENEKQIAEINIDKKALADMEKKFNEVKDEIEVIKVKLTELNGNCPGDNDLLIEKLNQYNDFEKKLEENKKILDLKLQKEKEYTQLKNSYEELKVKKKNKSADILHISEKLKKEKNELEHIKVNNMAGIIASNLKENDPCPVCGNVHKVKLAELVDVKVIEEKNVIINELEHEYESLDKEIRALDTEFVQTEVTLNSVTCDLKDKELKLKDFNVKEEELVLEKIKKEYIQLKYSMEQWKIEKEESSNKLSELEKNKSSLEIQKVRFEEAVRKGTILTEKYTSDINNKNMDLSKFSEKIKFIKDELGIDDFQSRYTDIIENDKKRANLEKQLKDTRALKEHIENTIKTDNENLQIKVNELSTMLESGKQKAQFIEKLKNDIKTLSDGMKPESYIEEIKSKILLIINNEKKLKDNLENHTVKKNEIEKNINTLSRLKDNFLKDTGRFKEELNIKLKENSFSSKEDVIASYLNKGDLKALQLEIKKYDDECNKILNNIEEIEKKLNGEKIEKEQWDEIQKNTAELNKLLEEKIGIIAAKKSEISKMKALVEKLKLILIEREKYLHKKDLLDELEKIFKGNKFVEFVAHGQLKYVTAEASRRLLRNTKDKFELKLNEDGEFYIKDNSSGGLLRSTSSLSGGELFLASLSLALALSSHIQLKGSAPLEFFFLDEGFGTLDDELLDTVMDSLENLRSEKLSVGIISHVKELRDRVPIKILVKSSSAVEGSKIVIENS
- a CDS encoding exonuclease SbcCD subunit D, yielding MKIIHTSDWHLGKLLEGNSRLEEQEQFIDEFVQKVEEKDADLIIIAGDIYDSGNPSAKAECLFYNGVKRISNNGRRAILIIAGNHDSPERLEAVIPLAREQGIIILGTPKSVIETGKFGSFNVVDSGEGYIELCINNESAVILTIPYPSEKRLGEILSQESDEEQVQKSYSARIGEIFNELSKKYRKDTINLAVSHLYVAGGETSDSERAIQLGGSYAVQLNDLPKKAQYIALGHLHKNQVFNIDDVPVVYCGSPIKYSKKEKNNKNCIYFIDLKPGEKAAPERIYLTDYKPIEVWKCKSIDEAIDRCRNDGKRNIWVYIEIDCDRIISQQEIKEMKDYRPDIIEIKPNLKGAENENEIYENLTEKSMEEVFRKFYLWRNETEPTQELVELFLSIVDEKEM
- a CDS encoding DUF3810 domain-containing protein codes for the protein MKSVLLKLSGLWLFLITIIINVVFSKAPAAVEVYYSNGFNKAIRQLLSTASGVFPFSLAELIVIAVFIYALFLIVTLIINLRKCKNKKTLIFNFIAKVLFIISVIYFLFIFLWGSNYNRLSFADISKLKVDKTSSKELAGLCEELINRANNLRDDLKEDNTGVMYIPGGYKDIFAREAAGYEALSKKYSELSGSYGSPKPVLMSKLMCYTGITGVYFPFTGEANVNVNISDFMLPCTSAHEMAHQRGFAREDEANYIAYAACTLSPYADFQYSGVMLGLIYSMDALKKADYNQYKVLTAKYSSKVLRDLKSDNEFWSKYDGVIENVSDSINNNYLKSNGQQDGVKSYGRMVDLLIAEYKQIKNNY